Genomic segment of Luteolibacter arcticus:
CCAAACAGAACTTCGGCAAGGGCTCGAACCACGTCACCGGCCTGGAGAAGTGGCACGGCAAGGATGAGTTCCTCACCGAGGTCCTAACCCGCGAGCTCGGCGAGGTCCTCGAGACCTCGGTGAAGGAAAAGAAGCCATTCTTCGCCTACATGGCGCACTACGCGGTCCACAGTCCGTTCAACGAGGATCCCCGCTTCTCCGCGAACTACCCCGACCTGCCACCGCCGCAGCGCGCCTACGCGACCCTGATCGAGGGCATGGACCGCTCGCTCGGCGACTTGCTCGCGAAGCTCGACACGCTCGGCGTTGCCGAAAACACCCTGGTGATCTTCCTTTCCGACAATGGCGGCGACGCCCCGATCCCCAACAACAACGCCAACCCGGTCGTCTCCGGCAATGCCCCCATCCGCGGGAAGAAAGGCATGCGCTACGAAGGCGGCATCCGCGTGCCCATGATCGCCGCGTGGGCGAAGCAGGGGCCGGGCAACGCCTTCCCCATCCCCGCCGCCTCGCACACCAGCGATTTGGTCGCCCTCGCCGATATCTTCCCCACCGTCACCAACCTTGCAGGCGTCACGAACGCCAAGCCATGGGACGGCCACGACCTGCTGCCCTACTTGAAAGGCGACCCCTCCTATCATCGCCCGCAGTGGCTGGTGACCCATTACCCGCACGGCCACAACAACGACCACTACTCCATCTTCCACGAGGGCCCGTGGAAGCTGATCCGCAACTGGGCCGACGGTTCATCCGAACTCTACAACCTCGCCAGCGACCTCGCCGAATCCAAGAACCTCGCCGCGGAACAACCCGACCGGACCAAGGCCATGGCAGCCAAACTCGACCAGCGGCTCAATGAATACGGCGCGCTCCGTTCCAAGGTCGTAGGCCCGTAACGAGCCCCCATCCACCGGAAGCTCATCCCACGGCCGCAACTCAAGCTGTAAGTAGTCCCGGCTTCAGCCGGACCGAAGCCAGTGAGAAGCCCGCATTGCCCGCGTGCCCAACCTTTCCTGGAGTTCGGACGACCCCCTCATCCTGGTCCGTCCCCCCTTTCGAAAAAAATTCCGTAATACCCCGCGGGCCTCGGTCATTTACCAGTGACCATGCCCCGTAATGCCCTTCTTCTCGCCGCCCTCTCGGCACTCTCCTTTGCCAGCCCGGCATTGGCCGACGCTCCCCGGCCGAACGTCATCTTCATCCTGTGCGATGACATGGGCTGGGGCGACCTCGGCGTGTTCTACCAGAACTCCCGTACTTCGACCCAGAAGTTCGCCACCCCGAAGCTCGATGCCTTCGCTAATGACGGCCTCCAGCTCCGCCGCCACTACGCCCCGGCCCCGGTCTGTGCACCCTCACGCGCATCGCTGATCCTCGGCGTCCACCAAGGTCACGCGAACATCCGCAACAACCAGTTCGACCAGACGCTCGACGACAACCACACGCTCGGCACCGTGATGAAGAGCGCGGGCTACGCCACCGCCTGCATCGGCAAATGGGGCCTGCAAGGCCCGGGCACGCCGGTCAATCAGCCGAGCCATCCCTCGAAGCGCGGCTTCGATTACTTCTTCGGCTACCTCGCCCACCTTTCGGCGCACAACCACTACCCGGAAGAACTGACCGGCGTAGATAATCAGGGCCAGCCGAACGGCTTCTTCGACAACACCACCAAAATCACCGCGCAGCTCGGCAAGTGCTACTCGACCGATCTGATCACCGCGCGGGCGAAGAAGTGGATCGCCGACCAGCACACCGCCAGCCCGGCCCAGCCCTTCTTCCTCTACCTGACCTACGCCGCGCCGCACGCCCAGCTCGATGTGCCGACCCAGCCCTACCCCGCGGGCGATGGCCTCGACGGCGGCATGCAGTGGACTGGCACGCCCGGCGCCATGATCAATACCGCCAGCGGCACCATCAACTCGTGGATCCATCCCGACTACGCCAGCCAGGCCGGCTGGAGCGATGTCGCGAAACGCCACGCGACCATGATGCGGCGGATCGATGATGCCGTGGGCGACCTGACCGCGACGCTGGACGAACTCGGCATCGACGATAACACGCTGGTCGTTTTCACCTCTGACAATGGCCCGGCGAACGAAGCTGGCTCCGGCGGCAGCTACACCCACGACCCGCGCTTCTTCGATTCGTATGGCCCGCTGGAAGGCATCAAGCGCGACACCTTGGAAGGCGGCATCCGCGTGCCAGCGCTGGTCCGCTGGCCCGCCCACATCACCGCCGGCGGCATCTCGCAGACGCCAGCGCAATTCCACGATTGGCTCCCGACCTTCGCTGAAGTCGCGGGCGTACCTCAGCCGGAGCGCGCGGATGGCGTCTCGCTGGTTCCCTCGCTGACGGGCACCGGCACCCAGCGGCCTTCCACCGTCTATGTGGAGTATTCCATTGCCGTCAACACGCCGAACTGGCCCACCGTTTTCCCGAACCACGCCAACGAACCGCGCAACGAGATGCAGGTGCTCTTCATGAATGGCTACAAGGGCATCCGCACCAACGTCGCCTCGCATGCGGACAACTTCCGCATCTACAACACCCTGGCCGACCCGGCCGAATCAACCAACCTCACCGGACAACCGGGCGTGCCAACGCAACAGCAGTTCAAGGACAAAGTCCT
This window contains:
- a CDS encoding sulfatase, which codes for MKRLFLCLVLCGIAAAADRPNVLVFIVDDMGWQDTSVPFHHDAEGKPVVSVLNRRYRTPNMEKLAAQGMKFTRAYAHPVCTPSRITLMTGKNAARHHVTNWTNPAGTENSDNDVKHLRSPEGWGVKGISPDETALPSLLKQAGYRTIHCGKAHFGSKGAFGQYPQAVGFDINIAGNEIGHPASYFAKQNFGKGSNHVTGLEKWHGKDEFLTEVLTRELGEVLETSVKEKKPFFAYMAHYAVHSPFNEDPRFSANYPDLPPPQRAYATLIEGMDRSLGDLLAKLDTLGVAENTLVIFLSDNGGDAPIPNNNANPVVSGNAPIRGKKGMRYEGGIRVPMIAAWAKQGPGNAFPIPAASHTSDLVALADIFPTVTNLAGVTNAKPWDGHDLLPYLKGDPSYHRPQWLVTHYPHGHNNDHYSIFHEGPWKLIRNWADGSSELYNLASDLAESKNLAAEQPDRTKAMAAKLDQRLNEYGALRSKVVGP
- a CDS encoding arylsulfatase, with protein sequence MPRNALLLAALSALSFASPALADAPRPNVIFILCDDMGWGDLGVFYQNSRTSTQKFATPKLDAFANDGLQLRRHYAPAPVCAPSRASLILGVHQGHANIRNNQFDQTLDDNHTLGTVMKSAGYATACIGKWGLQGPGTPVNQPSHPSKRGFDYFFGYLAHLSAHNHYPEELTGVDNQGQPNGFFDNTTKITAQLGKCYSTDLITARAKKWIADQHTASPAQPFFLYLTYAAPHAQLDVPTQPYPAGDGLDGGMQWTGTPGAMINTASGTINSWIHPDYASQAGWSDVAKRHATMMRRIDDAVGDLTATLDELGIDDNTLVVFTSDNGPANEAGSGGSYTHDPRFFDSYGPLEGIKRDTLEGGIRVPALVRWPAHITAGGISQTPAQFHDWLPTFAEVAGVPQPERADGVSLVPSLTGTGTQRPSTVYVEYSIAVNTPNWPTVFPNHANEPRNEMQVLFMNGYKGIRTNVASHADNFRIYNTLADPAESTNLTGQPGVPTQQQFKDKVLQLRRTSPSSARSYIDGQPVPPVPSPASSRAARNPMSPARSATTSMAAWKPPPR